The following proteins are co-located in the Periplaneta americana isolate PAMFEO1 chromosome 12, P.americana_PAMFEO1_priV1, whole genome shotgun sequence genome:
- the LOC138710246 gene encoding zinc finger protein ZFP2-like isoform X1 translates to MEPEIDLPAVRSIDATDKEEKNNLLQEGNLLNLQVTQMKVEWEDPSYDLSSEVKIEETVLPVTSSVSCEAKKVNLLNLHVTQIKEECVDQSCDFTSEIKVEDVPVSIDFSTVKREGEEELCDVDTVEEELMLKPFKCDVCGNFFWELEALNFHTCIQKLEKPFKCDVCDNCFSQTSELKSHARGHSDKKPFKCDVCEKCFSQSSDLKVHARRHTGEKPFKCAICEKCFSTSSNLKFHSRLHTGEKPFQCDVCGKCFSRSSNLELHVRQHTGDKPFKCGNCGKCFSKSSYLKVHARGHTGEKPFKCDICGKCFSRSENLNIHARRHSGEKPFKCHICGKCFSNSAPLKRHSRVHTGEKPFKCNVCEKCFSHSANLKLHARQHTGDKPFKCNVCQKRFLSSSNLNMHARLHTGEKPFKCDVCKKCFSHSSNLQLHARLHTGEKPFKCDVCGKRFSVSTHLKSHTRIHTGEKPFQCNVCGESFSYSLRLKIHARQHSS, encoded by the exons GAAGGGAACTTACTTAATTTGCAAGTGACTCAGATGAAGGTGGAGTGGGAGGATCCCAGCTACGATCTCTCATCAGAGGTGAAGATAGAGGAAACTGTACTGCCTGTTACCTCCTCTGTGAGCTGTGAAGCTAAG AAAGTGAATCTATTGAATTTGCACGTGACTCAGATAAAGGAGGAATGCGTTGACCAGAGCTGTGACTTCACATCTGAGATTAAAGTCGAAGATGTTCCAGTGTCAATTGATTTCTCCACGGTGAAGAGAGAAGGTGAG GAAGAACTGTGTGACGTGGACACAGTGGAGGAAGAGTTGATgctgaaaccattcaaatgtgatgtctGTGGAAACTTCTTCTGGGAGTTGGAAGCTCTCAATTTCCATACCTGCATTCAAAAGCtcgagaaaccattcaaatgtgatgtttgcgaCAATTGCTTCTCGCAAACTTCAGAGCTAAAATCGCATGCTCGCGGACATTCTGACAAGAAACCGTTCAAGTGCGATGtctgtgaaaaatgtttctcGCAATCATCAGACCTAAAAGTGCATGCACGCCGACATACAGGCGAAAAACCTTTTAAATGCGCTATCTGTGAAAAGTGTTTCTCTACATCTTCAAACCTAAAATTCCATTCACGCCtacacactggcgagaaaccatttcaatgtgatgtttgtggaaagtgtttctccaGATCCTCAAACCTCGAATTACATGTGCGCCAACATACAGGAGACAAACCATTTAAATGCGGTaactgtggaaagtgtttctcgaaATCCTCGTATCTGAAAGTGCATGCGCGCGGACATACAGGGGAGAAACCAtttaaatgtgatatttgtggaaagtgtttctccaGATCTGAAAATCTAAATATACATGCCCGCAGACATTCTGGAGAAAAACCATTTAAATGCCATATTTGTGGGAAATGTTTCTCTAATTCGGCTCCTTTAAAAAGACACAGCCGTGTTCACACTGGAGAGAAGCCATTTAAGTGTAATGTGTGTGAAAAATGTTTTTCGCATTCTGCGAATTTAAAATTGCATGCACGCCAACATACAGGTGACAAACCTTTCAAGTGCAATGTGTGTCAAAAACGTTTCTTGAGTTCCTCAAACCTGAATATGCACGCACGTCTACATACAGGCGAAAAGCCATTTAAATGCGATGTGTGTAAAAAGTGTTTCTCTCATTCTTCTAATCTGCAATTACATGCACGCTtacatacaggcgagaaaccatttaaatgcgatgtttgtggaaagcgTTTCTCTGTTTCGACACATTTAAAAAGTCATACACGTATTCACACAGGAGAGAAGCCATTCCAGTGCAATGTTTGTGGAGAAAGTTTCTCGTATTCTTTGAGACTAAAAATCCATGCACGCCAACATTCATCGTAG
- the LOC138710246 gene encoding zinc finger protein 235-like isoform X4 has product MEPEIDLPAVRSIDATDKEEKNNLLQEGNLLNLQVTQMKVEWEDPSYDLSSEVKIEETVLPVTSSVSCEAKEELCDVDTVEEELMLKPFKCDVCGNFFWELEALNFHTCIQKLEKPFKCDVCDNCFSQTSELKSHARGHSDKKPFKCDVCEKCFSQSSDLKVHARRHTGEKPFKCAICEKCFSTSSNLKFHSRLHTGEKPFQCDVCGKCFSRSSNLELHVRQHTGDKPFKCGNCGKCFSKSSYLKVHARGHTGEKPFKCDICGKCFSRSENLNIHARRHSGEKPFKCHICGKCFSNSAPLKRHSRVHTGEKPFKCNVCEKCFSHSANLKLHARQHTGDKPFKCNVCQKRFLSSSNLNMHARLHTGEKPFKCDVCKKCFSHSSNLQLHARLHTGEKPFKCDVCGKRFSVSTHLKSHTRIHTGEKPFQCNVCGESFSYSLRLKIHARQHSS; this is encoded by the exons GAAGGGAACTTACTTAATTTGCAAGTGACTCAGATGAAGGTGGAGTGGGAGGATCCCAGCTACGATCTCTCATCAGAGGTGAAGATAGAGGAAACTGTACTGCCTGTTACCTCCTCTGTGAGCTGTGAAGCTAAG GAAGAACTGTGTGACGTGGACACAGTGGAGGAAGAGTTGATgctgaaaccattcaaatgtgatgtctGTGGAAACTTCTTCTGGGAGTTGGAAGCTCTCAATTTCCATACCTGCATTCAAAAGCtcgagaaaccattcaaatgtgatgtttgcgaCAATTGCTTCTCGCAAACTTCAGAGCTAAAATCGCATGCTCGCGGACATTCTGACAAGAAACCGTTCAAGTGCGATGtctgtgaaaaatgtttctcGCAATCATCAGACCTAAAAGTGCATGCACGCCGACATACAGGCGAAAAACCTTTTAAATGCGCTATCTGTGAAAAGTGTTTCTCTACATCTTCAAACCTAAAATTCCATTCACGCCtacacactggcgagaaaccatttcaatgtgatgtttgtggaaagtgtttctccaGATCCTCAAACCTCGAATTACATGTGCGCCAACATACAGGAGACAAACCATTTAAATGCGGTaactgtggaaagtgtttctcgaaATCCTCGTATCTGAAAGTGCATGCGCGCGGACATACAGGGGAGAAACCAtttaaatgtgatatttgtggaaagtgtttctccaGATCTGAAAATCTAAATATACATGCCCGCAGACATTCTGGAGAAAAACCATTTAAATGCCATATTTGTGGGAAATGTTTCTCTAATTCGGCTCCTTTAAAAAGACACAGCCGTGTTCACACTGGAGAGAAGCCATTTAAGTGTAATGTGTGTGAAAAATGTTTTTCGCATTCTGCGAATTTAAAATTGCATGCACGCCAACATACAGGTGACAAACCTTTCAAGTGCAATGTGTGTCAAAAACGTTTCTTGAGTTCCTCAAACCTGAATATGCACGCACGTCTACATACAGGCGAAAAGCCATTTAAATGCGATGTGTGTAAAAAGTGTTTCTCTCATTCTTCTAATCTGCAATTACATGCACGCTtacatacaggcgagaaaccatttaaatgcgatgtttgtggaaagcgTTTCTCTGTTTCGACACATTTAAAAAGTCATACACGTATTCACACAGGAGAGAAGCCATTCCAGTGCAATGTTTGTGGAGAAAGTTTCTCGTATTCTTTGAGACTAAAAATCCATGCACGCCAACATTCATCGTAG
- the LOC138710246 gene encoding zinc finger protein ZFP2-like isoform X2: MEPEIDLPAVRSIDATDKEEKNNLLQEGNLLNLQVTQMKVEWEDPSYDLSSEVKIEETVLPVTSSVSCEAKIKEECVDQSCDFTSEIKVEDVPVSIDFSTVKREGEEELCDVDTVEEELMLKPFKCDVCGNFFWELEALNFHTCIQKLEKPFKCDVCDNCFSQTSELKSHARGHSDKKPFKCDVCEKCFSQSSDLKVHARRHTGEKPFKCAICEKCFSTSSNLKFHSRLHTGEKPFQCDVCGKCFSRSSNLELHVRQHTGDKPFKCGNCGKCFSKSSYLKVHARGHTGEKPFKCDICGKCFSRSENLNIHARRHSGEKPFKCHICGKCFSNSAPLKRHSRVHTGEKPFKCNVCEKCFSHSANLKLHARQHTGDKPFKCNVCQKRFLSSSNLNMHARLHTGEKPFKCDVCKKCFSHSSNLQLHARLHTGEKPFKCDVCGKRFSVSTHLKSHTRIHTGEKPFQCNVCGESFSYSLRLKIHARQHSS, encoded by the exons GAAGGGAACTTACTTAATTTGCAAGTGACTCAGATGAAGGTGGAGTGGGAGGATCCCAGCTACGATCTCTCATCAGAGGTGAAGATAGAGGAAACTGTACTGCCTGTTACCTCCTCTGTGAGCTGTGAAGCTAAG ATAAAGGAGGAATGCGTTGACCAGAGCTGTGACTTCACATCTGAGATTAAAGTCGAAGATGTTCCAGTGTCAATTGATTTCTCCACGGTGAAGAGAGAAGGTGAG GAAGAACTGTGTGACGTGGACACAGTGGAGGAAGAGTTGATgctgaaaccattcaaatgtgatgtctGTGGAAACTTCTTCTGGGAGTTGGAAGCTCTCAATTTCCATACCTGCATTCAAAAGCtcgagaaaccattcaaatgtgatgtttgcgaCAATTGCTTCTCGCAAACTTCAGAGCTAAAATCGCATGCTCGCGGACATTCTGACAAGAAACCGTTCAAGTGCGATGtctgtgaaaaatgtttctcGCAATCATCAGACCTAAAAGTGCATGCACGCCGACATACAGGCGAAAAACCTTTTAAATGCGCTATCTGTGAAAAGTGTTTCTCTACATCTTCAAACCTAAAATTCCATTCACGCCtacacactggcgagaaaccatttcaatgtgatgtttgtggaaagtgtttctccaGATCCTCAAACCTCGAATTACATGTGCGCCAACATACAGGAGACAAACCATTTAAATGCGGTaactgtggaaagtgtttctcgaaATCCTCGTATCTGAAAGTGCATGCGCGCGGACATACAGGGGAGAAACCAtttaaatgtgatatttgtggaaagtgtttctccaGATCTGAAAATCTAAATATACATGCCCGCAGACATTCTGGAGAAAAACCATTTAAATGCCATATTTGTGGGAAATGTTTCTCTAATTCGGCTCCTTTAAAAAGACACAGCCGTGTTCACACTGGAGAGAAGCCATTTAAGTGTAATGTGTGTGAAAAATGTTTTTCGCATTCTGCGAATTTAAAATTGCATGCACGCCAACATACAGGTGACAAACCTTTCAAGTGCAATGTGTGTCAAAAACGTTTCTTGAGTTCCTCAAACCTGAATATGCACGCACGTCTACATACAGGCGAAAAGCCATTTAAATGCGATGTGTGTAAAAAGTGTTTCTCTCATTCTTCTAATCTGCAATTACATGCACGCTtacatacaggcgagaaaccatttaaatgcgatgtttgtggaaagcgTTTCTCTGTTTCGACACATTTAAAAAGTCATACACGTATTCACACAGGAGAGAAGCCATTCCAGTGCAATGTTTGTGGAGAAAGTTTCTCGTATTCTTTGAGACTAAAAATCCATGCACGCCAACATTCATCGTAG
- the LOC138710246 gene encoding zinc finger protein 235-like isoform X3, translating into MKVEWEDPSYDLSSEVKIEETVLPVTSSVSCEAKKVNLLNLHVTQIKEECVDQSCDFTSEIKVEDVPVSIDFSTVKREGEEELCDVDTVEEELMLKPFKCDVCGNFFWELEALNFHTCIQKLEKPFKCDVCDNCFSQTSELKSHARGHSDKKPFKCDVCEKCFSQSSDLKVHARRHTGEKPFKCAICEKCFSTSSNLKFHSRLHTGEKPFQCDVCGKCFSRSSNLELHVRQHTGDKPFKCGNCGKCFSKSSYLKVHARGHTGEKPFKCDICGKCFSRSENLNIHARRHSGEKPFKCHICGKCFSNSAPLKRHSRVHTGEKPFKCNVCEKCFSHSANLKLHARQHTGDKPFKCNVCQKRFLSSSNLNMHARLHTGEKPFKCDVCKKCFSHSSNLQLHARLHTGEKPFKCDVCGKRFSVSTHLKSHTRIHTGEKPFQCNVCGESFSYSLRLKIHARQHSS; encoded by the exons ATGAAGGTGGAGTGGGAGGATCCCAGCTACGATCTCTCATCAGAGGTGAAGATAGAGGAAACTGTACTGCCTGTTACCTCCTCTGTGAGCTGTGAAGCTAAG AAAGTGAATCTATTGAATTTGCACGTGACTCAGATAAAGGAGGAATGCGTTGACCAGAGCTGTGACTTCACATCTGAGATTAAAGTCGAAGATGTTCCAGTGTCAATTGATTTCTCCACGGTGAAGAGAGAAGGTGAG GAAGAACTGTGTGACGTGGACACAGTGGAGGAAGAGTTGATgctgaaaccattcaaatgtgatgtctGTGGAAACTTCTTCTGGGAGTTGGAAGCTCTCAATTTCCATACCTGCATTCAAAAGCtcgagaaaccattcaaatgtgatgtttgcgaCAATTGCTTCTCGCAAACTTCAGAGCTAAAATCGCATGCTCGCGGACATTCTGACAAGAAACCGTTCAAGTGCGATGtctgtgaaaaatgtttctcGCAATCATCAGACCTAAAAGTGCATGCACGCCGACATACAGGCGAAAAACCTTTTAAATGCGCTATCTGTGAAAAGTGTTTCTCTACATCTTCAAACCTAAAATTCCATTCACGCCtacacactggcgagaaaccatttcaatgtgatgtttgtggaaagtgtttctccaGATCCTCAAACCTCGAATTACATGTGCGCCAACATACAGGAGACAAACCATTTAAATGCGGTaactgtggaaagtgtttctcgaaATCCTCGTATCTGAAAGTGCATGCGCGCGGACATACAGGGGAGAAACCAtttaaatgtgatatttgtggaaagtgtttctccaGATCTGAAAATCTAAATATACATGCCCGCAGACATTCTGGAGAAAAACCATTTAAATGCCATATTTGTGGGAAATGTTTCTCTAATTCGGCTCCTTTAAAAAGACACAGCCGTGTTCACACTGGAGAGAAGCCATTTAAGTGTAATGTGTGTGAAAAATGTTTTTCGCATTCTGCGAATTTAAAATTGCATGCACGCCAACATACAGGTGACAAACCTTTCAAGTGCAATGTGTGTCAAAAACGTTTCTTGAGTTCCTCAAACCTGAATATGCACGCACGTCTACATACAGGCGAAAAGCCATTTAAATGCGATGTGTGTAAAAAGTGTTTCTCTCATTCTTCTAATCTGCAATTACATGCACGCTtacatacaggcgagaaaccatttaaatgcgatgtttgtggaaagcgTTTCTCTGTTTCGACACATTTAAAAAGTCATACACGTATTCACACAGGAGAGAAGCCATTCCAGTGCAATGTTTGTGGAGAAAGTTTCTCGTATTCTTTGAGACTAAAAATCCATGCACGCCAACATTCATCGTAG